TAAGGGTGAAGTACCGAATGCCACTCAAACATTTGTAGGCAAAGACGCAACTATCAAAGCTGATGCTATTAGCAATGGCAATGGCGGTAGAGTTATTGTTTGGGCAGATAAGACGACAGAATTTTCCGGAAATATTAGCAGCAATGGCGGCACCAATTCTGGTAAAGGCGGATTCGTTGAGGTATCTGGGAAGAAAAATCTAGCTTTTGTCCCTAGCGCTGGAACTGGCGGCTCAACAGGCAACATATCGGTTCAAGATAGACCCTTTATACCCATAATTACCGAACCCGAACCAGCCACTAACCCTGGTACTAATCCTGTTACTGGTACTAATTCTGTTACTGGTACTAATTCTGTTACTGGTAATAATTCTGTTACTGGTACTAATCCTGTTACTGGTACTAATCCTGTTACTGGTACTAATCCTGTTACTGGTACTAATCCTGTTACTGATACTAATTCTGTTACTGGTACTAATCCTGTTATTGTGACTGTGAGTGTTACTGCCACTAACCCTGTTACGGTTACTACTAATACTGGTGCCACTGATACGGCTACGGATAAAGCTGACAGAGCAACAACTATACAGTTGATTTCGTTGAGCGATGGTATTTCTGCCTCGCGTGGATCTGATAGTAATAATATTCTTGTTGTCGATGACAGCCTCAAAAACAGGCCGAATGCACCTCATGCTGACAGGGTGACGCGCAATAGTGATGGAAGGCTGAAATTGTCAACTGCTGAAACATCTACTGTCTGCGCTGCACAACTGCAACAGCGATCGCAAAATTTGCAACTACTTGTGCGGCGTTGCTTGCAAGAACAACCCGCCGCACAAGTAGCAGCCGCTCAAGATAGCCCTAAACTAGCGGCATATCGACTATTACAGCAAGGTTTTGAGCAGTATCAGCCGAATAAGGTTGAATCTGCCATCCAGTCTTGGCAACAGGCATTAAGAATTTATCAGGAACTCAAAGACGTTCCGGGGGAAGTTGCTGCTAGAGGTGTTCTGGGTGCGGCTTCTCTGGTTCAGGAAAACTACAGGGAGGCGATCGCGCTCTTACAGCCATTTTTGACTATGGGACGGGAAAATGGCAATTCTAGCGATCGAGGACAAGCACTCTCAAATCTGGGAATTGCTTACAAAGCTTTGGGAAATTATGCAAACGCGATCGCATCCCATCAGCAAGCTTTGGCTATTATGCAGGAAACCAAAGACCGTCAGGGAGAGGGTCAGGTTTTAGTAAATTTAGGTAATACTTATGAAGCTTTGGGTGAATATGACAAAGCAATTAAATCATATCAGCAGAGTTTAACTATTGTACGGGGAATTAAAGATCGCTCAGGGGAAGGGATAGCATTAGGAAATTTGGGAGCTATTTACGCTAATTTGGGCAAGCATGACGAAGCAGTTAAGTCTTACGAACAGAGTTTAGCGATCGCCCGAAAAATTAACCACAAGGAAGGACAAGCAAGTTCCCTAAACAATCTCGGATTTGCTTACCAGGTTCAAGGCGATCATGTCAAAGCGCTTGGTTACTATGAGCAGAGTTTAGCGATCGCTCTGACAACTAGCGATCGCAAGTTGCAGCAGAAAGCATTAGGAAATTTGGGAATTGCTTACGAAGATTCAGGTGACTACGCCAAAGCAATTGAACATCACGAGAAAAGTTTAGAGATTGCGCGATCGCTTGGTGACAGACGCAGCGAGGGAATTGCTCTGAATAATCTAGGACATACCCTATTTACCTCTGGCAAACTCCCACAAGCAGAAAAAAAACTCCGCGATGCAGTTGAAGTTCTGGAATCTCTGCGACCGGGATTAAATGATATCCACAATGTATCACTTTTTGATACGCAAGTTCTCACCTACAGCCTGCTGCAACAAATCCTCATCGCTCAGAAGAAAGAAGATTCAGCTTTAGAAATTTCTGAACGGGGACGCGCCCGTGCTTTTGTAGAGTTACTGCAACAGCGGTTATCTCCTGAATCATCGGCTCGATCTAAAACTAATTTAAACCCTCCCACAATCGCGCAAATCAAAAAAATTGCCAAAGAACAAAATGCCACGCTGATTGAATATTCAATTGTTCCTGAAAAAGATTTCAAAGTACAAGGTAAACTCAGAGGGAAGTCCTCTGAACTCTTTATTTGGGTAGTTCAGCCTACAGGTAAAGTGGCGTTTCGTTCAGTTGACCTTAAACAGCTACGGCGGCAAAAAAATTCGTTTGAAGATTTGCTTGCTAACAGCCGTATTTTACACGGCCCTAATCTTCGGCAAGGAGACGCTGCTAGAGAGAAACTTCATCAAGTGCTGATTCAGCCGATTGCTGAATTCCTGCCCAAAGATGCAAATTCCCACGTAATATTTATTCCGCAAGGCGAGCTTTTCCTGCTGCCTTTCCCGGCGCTAAAAGGCCCCAATGGCAAATACTTAGTCGAGCAACACACAATCCTAACAGCTCCATCTATTGAGGTGCTAGACTTAACGCGCCAGCAACAGCAACGTATAGAAACGTTGCATAGAACGTCTCAACATAGCAAAGATGTGCTAGTGGTGGGCAATCCGACAATGCCGACAATGCCCGCAAAACAGCCAGGGCAAACGCCTCAGCAACTAGACCCATTACCGGGTGCCGAACAGGAAGCACAGACGATTGCTAAACTTTTGAACACCACGGCGATTATTGGGGACAAGGCAACGAAGGTTAATATTGTGCCGCAGATGTCTAAGGCGCGGCTGATTCATCTAGCAACGCACGGATTACTTGATGATATTCAAGAATTAGGCGTTCCTGGCGCGATCGCTCTAGCTCCATCAAAGAATGATAATGGATTCCTCACTTCTGGAGAAATCTTTGACTTGAAGCTAAATGCTGAACTTGTGGTATTGAGTGCCTGTAATACGGGACGCGGTGAAATTACCGGAGATGGTGTCATCGGGCTATCGCGATCGCTGATTTCAGCAGGAGTACCCAGCGCGATCGTATCCTTGTGGGCGGTGCCTGATGAGCCGACTAACCTTCTAATGACAGAATTTTATCGAACTCTGCAAACAAACCCTAATAAAGCCCAAGCATTGCGAAGCGCAATGTTAGCAACGATGAAAGAGTATCCAGAACCGTTAGATTGGGCAGCATTTACCCTAATTGGGGAAGCCCAGTAGAAACAACGGTTAAAAAATAAAATATAAACAATTCCCCCATGTCATCTTGGCGAGAAATTAGGCAACAAGCATTGCAAAGAGATCACCGCACCTGCCAAGTTTGCGGCAAAGAACACAGCGGACAAGTTCATCACATTATCCCTAAAAGCAAAGGTGGAACTGATGACTTGTGTAATTTGATAACACTTTGCGGCAGATGTCACATGGTAATTAGTCCAGTTCACGAATGGCTGATAACAAAGCTTTGGAAAATTCCGGCTGAGGAAATTAGTGGAGTAAGCCAACAGGTGCAAAATCGGATCGACGAAATAATAGAGGCTAGGGAGCAAAAACTGGGATAGAAATCTGGGAGTGAGGTTTACCAGCCCTGCCAAATTGAGAGACACTGATAGGATCGAGAAGGATTCATAAATTTTAATACTTATCCACTCATGACTCTGGGCAACCTGCGCGACCTTTATCAACAGGTCATTCTCGAACACTACAAGAAGCCACGGCACAAAGGCAAAACTAATCCGGTGCATCGGTATCAGAAAGGACATAATCCTTCCTGTGGCGATACGATTGAGCTGACGTTGCATCTGAACGATGCAGGCAACGCCATAGAAGAAGTAAAGTTTGAAGGAGAAGGCTGCGCGATCGCTATGGCTTCTGCTGACTTGATGGCGGATGCCTTACGAGGAAAGAGTGTAGGCGAAGCGCTGGAAATGGTTGAACGCTTCCAAAACATGATGAAGGGGCAAGCTGAGTTTCCTAAAGAACAGCGAAAGCTAAACGTCATGCAAGGCGTTTCTCAGTTCCCAGTCAGAATCAAATGCGCTAACCTTACCTGGCATACTTTAAAAGCTGCCCTGGAATTGCCCAATGGCAATTCAGGGAATGGCTTTATCAGTAATGAAAAAGAAGACGCTTGATCTGCCATGATAACGACTGCTGCTTTTTTAAACTATGCCAAGTGGGCGGGTATCCTCACCCTAGCCTGCGGTGTCTTGGCAGGATTGGGGTTTATTTTGCAATGGGGTATCCGGTTTCGCCTCGTGGGTATCACTGGCTTTATGGGCGTACTGACTGGTGGTTTGTTTGCCTTGGGTTTGGTGCCGTTAACCCACGCGGTAGTTCCGGGTGCGGTGCGCTATAAGCTGGTTTATGACACTGGGGGCGCGCAGACAGTAATCAAGGTTCCCCCGGAAATTACCGAAACACAATTGGACGCAACCCTGCGTCAAGCCGCCGCCAACTTGTTTTCTTATGGTCGTTTAGGTCAGATAAACAACCAACTCACTATTCGCGCACGCACCGTCATCCACCCAGAAGCAGGAGTTTCTAAACCGCTTTACTTGGGTGAGGTGAAGCGGAGTCTCGTCACCCGCGATGATGACCAGTTGGCTATTAAAGTTTATCCGGAAAATATCGCCCAACTGCCAAAACCCAACGCTTGAGCGTTTGTCATTATGAAATCGAGGCGGTTGCTTCCAGTATCAGGAAGCAACCGCCTCCAGAAAATTCTATTTATTCGCTGTAAATTTTTTTCAGAAAAATCTTGAGAGATACCCCTATTTAGAATAAAATAGTTCGTTCTATGCCCAACCAATCTTTGCCAGATTTGTCTACTCAAACCGCTACTTCGTTGTTTTCACTCTGTGTGGCTCCCGGTCGGGTGCTGCGGGGTCAGAAAGCGCTCTCGCAAGCGGGAGAAGCGATCGCGTGTTTGGGGCATCGTCCCTTAATTGTGGGAGGCGATCGCACCCTTGCCGTCACACTGCCCCAATTGCAAGCCGTTCTAGAGCAATCAAGCTTTGCCACAGCATCTTATAGCCCAGATTGTAGCGAAGCCAGCTTGAGATCTCTGCGACAAGCAGCCACAGATTCTCAAGCCGATCTGATTATCGGCATCGGCGGCGGAAAAGCATTAGATACCGCCAAATTACTCGCTTATCAGTGCGGGTTGCCAGTAGTCACGATTCCTACCTCAGCAGCTACCTGCGCTGCTTGGACAGCCCTATCCAACGTTTATTCTGACACCGGAGCTTTTCTGTACGATGTCAGCCTCGACCGCTGTCCAGATTTGCTGGTGCTGGATTACGATTTGATTCAGACTGCGCCGCAACGCACCCTGGTAGCTGGTATTGGCGACGCTTTGGCAAAGTGGTACGAAGCTTCTGTGAGTAGTGGTCATTCTGAGCAAAGTTTGCTAATTGCCGCAGTCCAACAAGCGAGAGTCTTGCGGGATATCTTGTTTCAAAAGAGTGCGGCCGCTCTCCTTGAACCAGGTAGTGAAGTCTGGAGGGATGTTGTCGATGCCACAATTTTACTAGCTGGGGTAATTGGTGGATTGGGCGGCGCTCAGTGTCGTACAGTGGCGGCTCATGCAGTACACAATGGTTTGACTCACATCCCAGCAGCTCATGGTGCCATACATGGGGAAAAAGTCGCTTATGGTATTCTCGCACAGCTGCGTTTGGAAGAAATGGTACAAGGCAACCAATTAGCTGCTACAGCCAGACAACAGTTATTAAAGTTTTACGCTGAGATTGGACTTCCTCAAACTTTGGAGGATCTGGGTTTGGGTGACATCACTTTAGCTCAGTTGCGGCAAGCGGCTGAAATTGCCTGCGCTGCTAATTCTGATATCCATCGGCTACCCTTTAAGGTTGTGCCTGACGAACTGATGGCGGCAATGGTTTCTACGACAATTGGTCATTTGTCAATAGCTAATGGCTAATGGCTGGCGATTAATTAGCTATCTTTTAAAAATGTTTTGATTGAGTTACGAGGTGGCATTTCATGTTCCAATTCCTAATAAGGATTTAGAGCGCTGCCCCGCTGAAAATATACACCAGTTTACGGATAGGTCTGATGACGTTAGATTGGATTAGCCCAGCCGACAGGCTGCAAGCCCTGCCGCCCTATGTATTTGCCCGCCTGGATGAACTGAAAGCTAGGGCGCGGGAGCAGGGGTTGGATTTAATTGATTTGGGAATGGGGAATCCAGATGGGCCTGCGCCGCAGCCAGTGATAGAGGCAGCGATCGCAGCTTTGCACAACCCCGCAAATCACGGCTATCCCCCGTTTGAAGGTACTAGCAGTTTCCGTCGCGCTATCACTAACTGGTATCGTCGTCGTTATGATGTTGACCTCGATCCGGATAGCGAAGCTTTGCCGCTATTGGGTTCTAAGGAAGGGTTGACTCATTTGGCGCTTGCTTATATCAATCCGGGAGATTTGGTTTTAGTACCTTCTCCGGCTTATCCGGCTCATTTTCGGGGGCCAGCGATCGCAGGCGGCAAAATTCACCAGCTGATTTTAAAACCAGAAAATGACTGGGTAATCGATATCGGTGCGATTCCAGATTCTGTAGCAGAACAAGCTAAGATTCTCTATTTCAATTATCCCAGTAACCCCACTGGCGCAACAGCACCCCGTGAATTTTTCAAAGATATTGTTGCCTTTGCTAAAAAGTACAAAATTTTACTCGTGCATGACTTGTGCTATGCAGAGTTAGCCTTTGATGGTTATCAGCCGACTAGCTTGTTAGAAATTCCCGGGGGCAAAGATATCGGTGTCGAGTTTCACACCATGTCAAAAACTTATAACATGGCTGGCTGGCGCGTGGGTTTTGTGGTGGGAAATAGACATATTATTCAAGGCTTGCGGACGCTGAAAACTAATCTGGATTATGGCATTTTTGCCGCTTTGCAAACTGCTGCCCAAACAGCGTTGGAATTGCCAGATGAATATGTGAATCAGGTATGCGATCGCTATCGTCGTCGCCGCGATTTTCTAATTCAAGGTTTGGGCGAATTGGGTTGGAATATTCCCAAACCAAAAGCCACAATGTATCTCTGGGTTCCATGTCCGGTGGGAATGGGTTCCACAGATTTTGCCTTGTCAGTGTTGCAGCAAACTGGTGTGGTTGTAACGCCGGGGAATGCTTTTGGGGCTGGGGGTGAAGGTTACGTGCGAGTAAGTTTGATTGCGGAATGCGATCGCTTGGGTGAAGCCTTGCGCCGCTTTAAAGAAGCGAATATCCGCTATCAGCCGTAAATCATCTCCGGTTAGCACTCAATAAATTGAATTACCTGTAGGCGAGACGACCGCCCTACAGGTAATTGCGTGTTTAATTGAACTGTATAGATATCTATGCAGCCACCGCCTCCAAGGAATTTCTCCGCAGCAAGTTCATCAATTCATCCTTGTAATCGTGGAAAATAGAGTGGCGCTTCACAGCATGGGTGCGATTGGGCAATTCGATGGGGATTTCTTTGCTCACCGTACCGGGACGCGCACTCAGGGCGTAGATTCGGTTAGAAAGGAAAACTGCCTCTTCTACATCATGGGTGATCATGAAAACCGTGAGACGATTGCGTTCCCAAAGTTCCAGCATAAACTGTTGCATAGATTCTTTAGTGTGAATGTCCAATGCACCAAAAGGTTCATCCATCAACAGCACTTTAGGTTCCGAAGCAAGGGCGCGGGCGATGGCTACTCGTTGCTTCATTCCGCCGGATAGCTCTTTGGGCAGCGATCTAGCAAATTCCGTCAACCCGACTATATTCAGATAGTAACTGGCGCGATCGCGTCGTTCCTTTTTTGATATTCCCTGAAGTTTTAGTCCAAATTCTGTATTTTCCTGCACGTTCATCCAGGGGTAAAGCGTGTAGTGCTGAAACACCATCCCCCGATCCGGCCCTGGCCCAGCGACGCGCACACCATCAATCTTAACTTCCCCTGTTGTGGGGGTATCCAGTCCGGCAATCTGCCGTAGCAGCGTGGACTTACCAGATCCAGATGCTCCCACAGAACAAATAAATTCGCCTTCCTTAATCGTCATATTAATGTCCTTGAGGACAACTAAATTTCCCTGTTTTGTATTAAAGTGCTTGTGCAGATTATTGATTTGCAAGTACATAACTTTAAAACCTCTAAATTGTTAAATGGATATTTAGGAACGACACACGCTGATAAGTCGGAAATCTATCGTTTTTGGCTTGCCCACTTACAAGAAACCCGCATTAGGTACTGGAATAACAGGTCGAATGACAGCCCGATAACCCCGATTACAATTAGCCCGACAAAAATCTCATCAGTGTTGAGAAACCTACCAGCAACGCTGATCCGACGGCCCAACCCCTCCGTTGCGGCAATCAATTCTGAGACAATCACCAATTGCCAAGCCGCTGCCAAGTTAATTCGACAGGCATCCATGATTCCGGGCAAGACGTGCGGAAAAATTACCTGAAACAACGTCTGCCAACGGTTCCCCCCCAGCGTGTAGGTAGCTTCAATCAATTCTTTAGGCACGAATTTCACAGTATCCATCACCATCAGGGAATTGAAGAAAAAGACACCGATGAAGATCAGGGTAATTTTCGGTGCTTCCCCGATGCCTAGGTAGAGGATGAAAAGAGGAATGAAAGCCGGCGCAGGCATATAGCGCATCAACCCGAACAGCGGTTCCAGTAATGCCCGAATACTGGGAAAACTGCCCATCAGGACTCCAACGGGGATGGAAAAAATTGCCGCCAGCAAAAACCCAACACCAACCCGCCACAAGCTAGCCACTGTGTCTTTGAGGAGTTCGCGGGTACTCCACAGCCGTCCAAATGCCGCCATAACTTGGGCAGGAGAGGGCAAAAATTTGGGATCGATGTTCCCGAACATTGTCACCAGCCACCACAGTAGTAGGGGTAGTGCAATGGAAGTGGCGATCAATGCTGTATTCAGAGGTTTGGGAATGTCTTCGCCAATGCGCCAGAAAACCGTGGAAGGCAACATTTTTGATTCGGTGGAAGACTCGTGCGATTTAGGGCTTTGACTCATAAATTCCTCCGTGGCAATCCTCGACCCAGTTGTGACTACCTTTTAAACGAACCGCACAGGCAAGAGAGGGCGCAAAGAGGAGGAAAGGCAAAAGTTCATAAAGTTAGGATTGCTAGAGGATTTTGAAGGAGTTTTCAGGGTTATGTAGTTTGACTACCAAGAACTGCCGGATACCTATGCTTTCATGGTTTTTTGGGCATAGGCCTTGATGAAGCGGTCATCGAATAGCTTTCTGAGGTCTGGTTGTGTCTTCGCTAGACCCACTTCTTCCAAAAATTTAGTCATTTCCTGAGATGCAAACATCAGGGAGGTCATATCGTTGCCCGGTTGAAAGGCTTTCAGGTTATCCTCCACTGAGAAGATCCTGGTGCCTTGGGCGTACTCTTTGTATTCGTCAACGCTGACTCCCGCCCGATTTGCCATGATTGCGATCGCTTTGTCTGGGTTTTTCTTCATGTAGTCCAGGGTGGCAAACCAAGCATCGACCAATGCCTGTACTCGTTCTGGGTGTTCGTCTGCAAATTTGTGAGTGACTACCAAATGGTCGGGAATTGCCCCTGGAAAGTCTTTGGAACTGAAAAGTTCCTTACTGCCTGCGAGTTTCAGCGCTTGGGTTGTGAAGGGAGCAAATACTGCTACCGCATCAACTTGTCCGCCTACGAATGCTGATGCTGCTTTCCCTGTTTCCAGAGGGACGAATTCAATATCTTTCTGAGTTAAGCCTGCTTTCCTCAGTCCCAGCAGCAGGAGGAAGTGATCGACGGCACCTTCTTCAGCTGCGACTTTTTTGCCCTTCAGGTCGGCAATGGAGTTGATGCCTCCCCGGACGATTACCTTGTCATTGCCTGTGGAGTTGTCGTTCACTAGCACTACAACCTGATCTGCGCCCCCCGATACCGCGCTAAGGGTATCGTTTAGGGTTTGGCTATTAGCATCGATTTGCTCTGCACTCAAGGTGTTGATGGATTCCAAATAGCCATCAAACCATTTCAGCTCCACTCCCACCTGCTTAGCATCGAATATCTTCTGGTCGTAGGCAATCTGCCAGGGAAACCAGCCGGGCCATGCACTGAATCCCAAACGCGCCACACCTGCATTCTCTGAGTCAGCCGCCACTGCGGAGGAAGTAGTATCGGTAGTGGTGGTAATGTAAACTGCGGGATTAGTGCAACCCACGGCAAGACTTAAACTAATTAAAAAGAGAGCAAAACAGGACAGTAGCGATCGCCTTTTCATGAGAATCTCCCTTTTTCCTACTCTCGCTTCTTCTTATCTGCTAGCGATCGCTGCATCTAGTAGCGGTTGATTCTGAGATGCTACCTGTGACTTTACCCAATCAAACCAAACGTCTAATCCCTCGCCTGTCTTCGCAGAAACGGGAATAATTGTGGCATAAGGATTCATCTGGCGGACATTAGCGGCAATCCGATTAATATCAACTTCCAGATAAGGAGCCAAATCCATTTTGGTAATCAGCAAGCAATCCGCCTCTTGAAACATTACTGGATACTTAAGCGGCTTATCTTCTCCTTCAGTAATACTAAGCAGAGCAATCTTTGCGTGTTCTCCAACTTCAAATTCCGCAGGACAAACTAAATTGCCGACATTTTCCACCAGCACTAAATCGAAGTCTGAAGGGTTGTATTGATGTTCCAGTTGATGGATTCCCCCAGCGACCATTTTTGAATCTAAATGGCAGGAACGACCTGTATTAATTGCAAACACAGGTACTCCATACTGTCGCAACCTATCTGCATCTAATTCTGTAGTCATGTCGCCTTCTATTACGGCGATTTTTAACTTATCTTTCAAAGCAGCGAGAGTCTGTTCCAGCAGCACTGTTTTCCCAGCGCCGGGACTACTCATAATATTGAAACAAGTAATCCCCCACTTGTCGAAATGCGCCCGGTTATGTTCTGCTCCTTTCTGATTAGCATGGAGCAAGTTAATCCCTAATGCCGCGTCAAATGTTTGGTGCATAAGCTTCTTTATTTGCCTCGTCGAAACTATATTCAATTCGATCAATTTTCAATTCTCGTCCTGAGCGAATATCCTCCATCGGCGAGTGACACTGAGGACAAGAGTATTGCAACCCAATTTCAGGGTTATATTCCTGTTGGCAAGGATGACAGAAGGCAATTAAGGGCTTTTCTTGAATTACCAACTCAACTCCTTCTAAAAAAGTGTTGTGCGTCTGTACCTCAAAAGCAAATTGCAGACTTACAGGCTCCACGCAAGTGAACTTACCAACAATCAGGTGAATTCGGGAAATTTGTGGGCGCTCAGGCTGGGATTGCCACCAGTCTTTTACTGTAAAAATGAGCGCCTTTGTCATGTCAGTTTCGTGCAAGGCTTATCTCCACTCTGCAACTAATTCTGGCTCAGCTTCTTCGTGAATGTAAGCTGGTTTTTCTTTTCTTGGTAGCTGACCTGAAACTACCAAATGTCCCATCGTGTCGCAAATTACACGAGCTGCCATTAATGCAGTCATATCGCTTATATCGTAGGGAGGAGAAACTTCCACAACTTCCAGTCCGCAGATAGGTGCGCGTTGAACAATTTTGCCCAACATATAGAGAGCTTCACGGGGTAATAACCCGCCGGGTTCAGGCCATCCTGTTCCAGGTACGAAACCTGCATCAATGCAGTCAATATCAAAGCTGATATAAACGCAATCTGTGCCGTCTAATGCTCTTTCTAAAGCAAAGTCTACAGCGTAATCCAGACCCTTTTCTGTAATATCTGTAACCGTCAGGATATTACTTGCTCGTTCTCGATAAAATTTCACGCCTTCACGCGGAACTTGCCAACCACCAATCCCCAATTGAACTAAGTTTTTTGGAGGTGCATTCTTGATGTTGGTGGCATGAAACCAGGGACAGGTGTGCATCCGTTCATCCAGGTCGGTTTCTTGGGTATCTACGTGGCGGTCAAAGTGAATAATTCCCACTTTTTTGTCACCTAAGTGACGACATATTCCGCGCACTGTCGGATAACCAATGGAATGATCTCCGCCTAAAATTATCGGGAAGGCACCAGAACTAAAGATATGAGCAATACCTTTAGAAATTTGGTCAAAGGACTTTTCGTTATTAGCAGGAATCGTGAAAATATCCCCAACATCGCACAGGGTGATTTGCTCTCGCAAATCTACGCCTAATTCAAAGCTATAGGGAGTATAAAGTGCGGAAATGCGCCGAATTCCTTGGGGGCCAAAACGAGTTCCTGGTCGATAGGTAGTACCGGAATCATGAGGTACGCCGACAACCGCAACATTGTATTCTCCAACTTTTTTTACATCTTCTAAATAGGGCGCTTTTAAGAAGGTGTTAATCCCGGCGTAGTGGGGTAATTCGCCGCGTGAGAAAGTGGGAATGGAGCGATCGCGTATACTGTCTGCTCCTTCTAACCCTAAGTCTAATCCTCTGGAAACCTCCTGTTGCCAACCAGTCAAAGGCAGTCGCGCTTCTTTTTCCAAAGCTCGTTCAGCTTCACTAGGAGGCTCTTGGGAGTGAGAATCTAAACTCTCAGAAAGGGGGCGATCGCGTTCTTCAGTCATCTTGCAAAATCCTAAAAATTGTTCAATCCCCAACGATTACAATATCAAAGCCCAGGAAAGCACTAACAGTTAGGTAACTGTTAGATGTCTCTCCCGGGCTTTTTTCCCGCCGTGTCATCAGCTAATCCGATCAAGCTGATTAGCTTCTCTTGGACCAGTCGTTTAAACCCTCAGATTCAAACCGGAACCCTAGAAGCTATGATTTTTTCTAGCAGATATTAGCAATAGTTTTTGGGGATCGCTTTTTAAAGCTTAGATATATGTTTATCAACAAATGCACCCAATAAATGTATTAAAAGCTACAATTTATCTTGTTTCCCAGTCTGGAAGGTTGCCTGCATAATGGAAGCGATCGCTATCTTGATCACAATAACTTGAGTAGGGACGCGGAACGGGCGCGCCCCTATAATCTAACTAAATTAAACGCCCAATTCCATACAACATGGGTATCGCGCTTAAAAATGCGATCGCGCCTAAATTAGCCGAGT
This sequence is a window from Funiculus sociatus GB2-C1. Protein-coding genes within it:
- the speB gene encoding agmatinase; this translates as MTEERDRPLSESLDSHSQEPPSEAERALEKEARLPLTGWQQEVSRGLDLGLEGADSIRDRSIPTFSRGELPHYAGINTFLKAPYLEDVKKVGEYNVAVVGVPHDSGTTYRPGTRFGPQGIRRISALYTPYSFELGVDLREQITLCDVGDIFTIPANNEKSFDQISKGIAHIFSSGAFPIILGGDHSIGYPTVRGICRHLGDKKVGIIHFDRHVDTQETDLDERMHTCPWFHATNIKNAPPKNLVQLGIGGWQVPREGVKFYRERASNILTVTDITEKGLDYAVDFALERALDGTDCVYISFDIDCIDAGFVPGTGWPEPGGLLPREALYMLGKIVQRAPICGLEVVEVSPPYDISDMTALMAARVICDTMGHLVVSGQLPRKEKPAYIHEEAEPELVAEWR
- a CDS encoding ABC transporter permease; the protein is MSQSPKSHESSTESKMLPSTVFWRIGEDIPKPLNTALIATSIALPLLLWWLVTMFGNIDPKFLPSPAQVMAAFGRLWSTRELLKDTVASLWRVGVGFLLAAIFSIPVGVLMGSFPSIRALLEPLFGLMRYMPAPAFIPLFILYLGIGEAPKITLIFIGVFFFNSLMVMDTVKFVPKELIEATYTLGGNRWQTLFQVIFPHVLPGIMDACRINLAAAWQLVIVSELIAATEGLGRRISVAGRFLNTDEIFVGLIVIGVIGLSFDLLFQYLMRVSCKWASQKR
- the hypB gene encoding hydrogenase nickel incorporation protein HypB; the encoded protein is MHQTFDAALGINLLHANQKGAEHNRAHFDKWGITCFNIMSSPGAGKTVLLEQTLAALKDKLKIAVIEGDMTTELDADRLRQYGVPVFAINTGRSCHLDSKMVAGGIHQLEHQYNPSDFDLVLVENVGNLVCPAEFEVGEHAKIALLSITEGEDKPLKYPVMFQEADCLLITKMDLAPYLEVDINRIAANVRQMNPYATIIPVSAKTGEGLDVWFDWVKSQVASQNQPLLDAAIASR
- the hypA gene encoding hydrogenase maturation nickel metallochaperone HypA — translated: MHETDMTKALIFTVKDWWQSQPERPQISRIHLIVGKFTCVEPVSLQFAFEVQTHNTFLEGVELVIQEKPLIAFCHPCQQEYNPEIGLQYSCPQCHSPMEDIRSGRELKIDRIEYSFDEANKEAYAPNI
- a CDS encoding ABC transporter ATP-binding protein; this encodes MYLQINNLHKHFNTKQGNLVVLKDINMTIKEGEFICSVGASGSGKSTLLRQIAGLDTPTTGEVKIDGVRVAGPGPDRGMVFQHYTLYPWMNVQENTEFGLKLQGISKKERRDRASYYLNIVGLTEFARSLPKELSGGMKQRVAIARALASEPKVLLMDEPFGALDIHTKESMQQFMLELWERNRLTVFMITHDVEEAVFLSNRIYALSARPGTVSKEIPIELPNRTHAVKRHSIFHDYKDELMNLLRRNSLEAVAA
- a CDS encoding ABC transporter substrate-binding protein; translation: MKRRSLLSCFALFLISLSLAVGCTNPAVYITTTTDTTSSAVAADSENAGVARLGFSAWPGWFPWQIAYDQKIFDAKQVGVELKWFDGYLESINTLSAEQIDANSQTLNDTLSAVSGGADQVVVLVNDNSTGNDKVIVRGGINSIADLKGKKVAAEEGAVDHFLLLLGLRKAGLTQKDIEFVPLETGKAASAFVGGQVDAVAVFAPFTTQALKLAGSKELFSSKDFPGAIPDHLVVTHKFADEHPERVQALVDAWFATLDYMKKNPDKAIAIMANRAGVSVDEYKEYAQGTRIFSVEDNLKAFQPGNDMTSLMFASQEMTKFLEEVGLAKTQPDLRKLFDDRFIKAYAQKTMKA